The following are encoded in a window of Candidatus Omnitrophota bacterium genomic DNA:
- the queF gene encoding preQ(1) synthase, giving the protein MAKRSSYEGLQSDVRKMKTPAIEVWENQYPDRDYTIDLDIPEFTCICPKTGLPDFASIRVEYSPDKYCIELKSFKMYTIFYRQMGIFHEHLVNRMVDDLAGACNPRWLKITGKFNPRGGITTTVIREYKKK; this is encoded by the coding sequence ATGGCTAAAAGGTCAAGCTACGAAGGATTGCAGTCGGATGTCCGTAAAATGAAGACCCCGGCGATCGAGGTCTGGGAGAACCAGTACCCGGACAGGGATTATACTATCGACCTGGATATCCCGGAATTCACCTGTATCTGCCCGAAGACCGGTTTGCCGGATTTTGCCTCCATACGCGTTGAATATTCTCCGGATAAATATTGCATAGAGCTTAAGTCTTTCAAGATGTATACTATATTTTACAGGCAGATGGGTATATTCCATGAACATCTGGTGAACAGGATGGTTGACGACCTGGCCGGCGCTTGTAACCCCCGCTGGCTTAAGATCACCGGAAAGTTCAATCCCCGGGGCGGAATAACCACTACCGTGATCCGGGAATACAAGAAAAAATGA